The following proteins are co-located in the Pyrobaculum calidifontis JCM 11548 genome:
- a CDS encoding DNA-directed RNA polymerase subunit L, with amino-acid sequence MISIDIVRLDESYLEFKAKGETYTLFSPLVEYLSKDPDVEYVQFDVDHPLQENVTFKVKVRRGNPLDAVKRAVEAILRDLEELERGFFQ; translated from the coding sequence GTGATAAGCATAGACATAGTTAGACTAGACGAGTCCTACCTGGAGTTCAAGGCCAAGGGCGAGACCTACACCCTATTCTCGCCGCTCGTCGAATATCTGTCAAAAGACCCCGACGTCGAGTACGTCCAATTCGACGTAGACCACCCCCTTCAGGAAAACGTCACCTTTAAGGTCAAGGTGAGGCGGGGCAACCCCCTAGACGCCGTCAAGAGGGCGGTGGAGGCCATCTTAAGAGACTTAGAAGAGCTCGAAAGAGGCTTCTTCCAGTGA
- a CDS encoding exosome complex RNA-binding protein Csl4, which yields MKKVVTPGETVAYAEEFEVRGAAYLNSYKYMASATGTAAYDPKAHLAVVKPFREPPIPPPGTVVYCVVLGKGRRAYQLKCFAVEGERGPVDMKYQITGVLPNFFADGEFGIGDYIRAKVVSTYGPPLVVSTRGATYGVVLSRCPKCGSLLKRRGNTLYCPNCGAEVKRKIAVGYYTA from the coding sequence GTGAAGAAGGTAGTTACGCCAGGAGAGACTGTGGCTTATGCGGAGGAGTTTGAGGTTAGGGGAGCGGCCTACCTCAACAGCTACAAGTACATGGCCTCGGCCACGGGCACGGCGGCCTACGACCCCAAGGCGCACCTAGCCGTGGTGAAGCCCTTCCGCGAACCCCCCATTCCGCCCCCCGGCACAGTGGTGTATTGCGTAGTGTTGGGCAAGGGGCGCCGGGCGTACCAGCTCAAGTGCTTCGCGGTAGAGGGGGAGCGGGGCCCCGTGGACATGAAGTACCAAATCACTGGAGTCTTGCCCAACTTCTTCGCCGACGGGGAATTCGGCATAGGCGACTACATAAGGGCAAAGGTGGTCTCCACCTACGGCCCGCCTCTCGTCGTCTCCACGAGGGGGGCCACATACGGCGTAGTGCTCTCCAGGTGCCCCAAATGCGGCTCTCTGTTGAAGAGGAGGGGAAACACTCTTTACTGCCCCAACTGCGGCGCCGAGGTCAAGAGGAAGATCGCCGTGGGGTATTACACCGCGTAG
- a CDS encoding nickel-dependent hydrogenase large subunit: MSTIKIWIDPITRIEGHLALYAEVDANTRRVGKAHTSVMMFRGFEVFLRGRPPEDAIAITSRTCGVCGAAHANASTRACDIASGFTPYPMGSVLRNLAYAMTDYTYDHPLILNMLEGPDYSEAIVSKLTPSVWKIAQETPAKYSDIHGYRTIADIMRDLNPITGRIWQLTVKYQRIAREAGVLIYGRHSHPATLIPGGIATDITNLPSLLQEYYARLSVLTAWVKFVWAIWQELYEFYRDHVSTPDGQSYALTQGKTHDPYVLLAGGFGDDPEVYSNAADEAKGDWRELYAKLDEIYNARAEKPGLAVGGELYSKSVIELNLGYMEFADSSFYEDWVKANVAPPYGWLDKDPLGNPLAFGTELYKYHMWNRTTMPKPGAINFADKYTWAAEARLMLRDKRIAPIETGPISQLALDTLHATKFDLGGQVWWESNGSVLKVHLPGGTVADDLPPGTAQELTIEWRLPKYSTTFERLLARAVHLAVVNVVAWANLLYGLELVNQGRVQTSRPWSYGKWPSFSYSFGWHQVPRGNCMHWLVQQNGRIVNYQYEAPTTPNVSPRNNRCTDPWKNQCAGPFEMSVINSVVTEEVPPDQWTGLDLVRAIRSFDPCLACAVHFEAKGEGGRVYTTIEKVIWNACAL; encoded by the coding sequence ATGTCTACTATAAAAATTTGGATTGACCCAATTACCCGCATTGAGGGCCACCTAGCGCTGTACGCAGAAGTTGACGCGAACACCCGGCGCGTTGGCAAGGCGCACACGTCAGTGATGATGTTTAGAGGCTTTGAGGTCTTCTTGAGGGGTAGGCCGCCTGAGGATGCCATTGCCATTACTTCGCGCACGTGTGGCGTCTGCGGCGCTGCACATGCTAACGCGTCGACGAGAGCTTGCGACATTGCGTCGGGCTTTACGCCGTATCCCATGGGCTCGGTGTTGAGAAACTTGGCCTACGCCATGACCGACTATACCTACGACCACCCGCTTATCTTAAACATGTTGGAGGGCCCCGACTACAGCGAGGCAATCGTCAGCAAGCTCACTCCCTCTGTGTGGAAGATAGCCCAAGAGACCCCTGCCAAGTACAGCGACATCCACGGCTATAGAACTATTGCAGACATTATGCGTGACTTAAACCCAATAACTGGCAGAATATGGCAATTGACTGTCAAGTACCAGCGTATTGCGAGAGAGGCCGGCGTGTTGATATACGGCAGACACTCACACCCAGCCACGCTGATCCCAGGCGGCATCGCCACCGACATAACGAACTTACCCAGCCTACTGCAGGAATACTACGCAAGGCTGAGCGTGCTCACGGCGTGGGTTAAATTTGTGTGGGCCATATGGCAGGAGCTCTACGAGTTCTACCGCGACCACGTCTCTACGCCAGATGGACAGTCCTACGCCTTGACCCAGGGCAAGACCCACGACCCGTATGTTCTACTCGCGGGCGGCTTCGGCGACGATCCAGAGGTCTACAGCAACGCGGCTGACGAGGCTAAGGGAGATTGGCGCGAGCTGTATGCAAAATTGGACGAGATCTACAACGCGAGGGCCGAGAAGCCGGGGCTCGCGGTCGGCGGCGAGCTTTACAGCAAGAGCGTCATTGAGCTAAACCTCGGCTACATGGAGTTTGCCGACTCTTCCTTCTACGAGGACTGGGTCAAGGCAAACGTGGCACCTCCCTACGGTTGGCTTGACAAAGACCCGTTAGGGAACCCGCTGGCATTTGGCACAGAGCTGTACAAGTACCACATGTGGAATAGGACAACGATGCCGAAGCCCGGCGCCATAAACTTCGCGGACAAATACACATGGGCGGCCGAGGCCAGGCTAATGTTGAGAGACAAGAGAATTGCACCAATAGAAACTGGGCCCATATCTCAACTGGCGTTAGATACCCTCCATGCCACAAAGTTTGACTTAGGTGGGCAGGTGTGGTGGGAGAGCAATGGGAGCGTCCTCAAGGTCCACCTGCCTGGGGGCACGGTCGCCGACGATCTACCCCCTGGCACAGCCCAGGAGTTAACGATCGAGTGGAGGTTGCCCAAGTACTCCACCACATTTGAGAGACTGTTGGCGAGAGCCGTCCACCTAGCGGTGGTCAACGTAGTGGCGTGGGCTAACTTGCTCTACGGCCTCGAGTTAGTGAACCAGGGGAGAGTGCAAACGTCTAGGCCTTGGTCTTATGGGAAGTGGCCCAGCTTCAGCTACAGCTTCGGCTGGCACCAAGTGCCCAGGGGCAACTGTATGCACTGGCTTGTGCAACAGAATGGGCGTATTGTCAACTACCAGTACGAGGCGCCGACTACGCCCAACGTGAGCCCGCGCAACAACCGTTGTACAGACCCCTGGAAGAATCAGTGCGCCGGTCCGTTTGAGATGTCTGTGATAAACTCCGTAGTTACAGAAGAGGTGCCGCCAGACCAGTGGACTGGGCTAGACCTCGTAAGGGCTATCAGGAGCTTTGACCCATGTCTAGCATGTGCAGTGCACTTTGAGGCAAAGGGCGAGGGCGGCAGAGTGTATACCACTATTGAGAAAGTTATATGGAACGCCTGCGCGTTGTAG
- the rpl4p gene encoding 50S ribosomal protein L4: MGAVVKELLKFKLLDLSPYIKPAEERPPEALKVYDVNGQYMADIETPIHFYEPVRPDLIRRAYLSALSARFQPKGVYEGAGKEHSCESFGVGLGIARIPRYKGHLWPRGCFAPNTRGGRRAHPPRPEKKLHEEINWKEKNLAIRSAIAATAYKSWVAARGHMVEKVPSLPLVVSGDAEKIAKAKEAKKLFEVLGLWPDVERAAEGVKIRAGKGKMRGRRYKEPKSVLVVVSELDVPLIGAVRNFPGVDVVPVSHLNMLVLAPGGVPGRLTLWTATAVERLKGLFL, translated from the coding sequence ATGGGCGCCGTGGTTAAAGAGTTGTTGAAGTTCAAGCTTCTGGACCTCTCGCCGTACATAAAACCAGCGGAGGAGAGGCCTCCCGAGGCTCTTAAGGTTTATGACGTAAATGGGCAGTACATGGCCGACATAGAGACGCCGATACACTTCTACGAGCCCGTGAGGCCCGACTTGATTAGGAGAGCCTACTTAAGCGCCTTGAGCGCGAGGTTTCAGCCTAAGGGCGTCTACGAGGGCGCTGGCAAAGAACACAGTTGCGAGTCCTTTGGCGTGGGCTTGGGAATTGCGAGAATTCCGAGGTACAAGGGGCATCTCTGGCCGCGTGGCTGCTTTGCCCCTAACACTAGGGGAGGCAGGAGGGCCCACCCGCCGAGGCCTGAGAAGAAGTTGCACGAGGAGATTAACTGGAAGGAGAAGAACTTGGCCATTAGGTCCGCCATAGCGGCCACTGCGTACAAGTCGTGGGTAGCCGCCAGGGGGCACATGGTGGAGAAGGTCCCCTCTCTGCCGCTTGTGGTGTCGGGGGATGCTGAGAAAATTGCTAAGGCCAAGGAGGCGAAGAAGCTCTTCGAGGTGCTGGGCCTCTGGCCCGACGTGGAGAGGGCGGCGGAGGGCGTGAAAATTAGGGCTGGGAAGGGGAAGATGCGCGGCAGGAGGTACAAGGAGCCTAAGAGCGTGTTAGTCGTGGTGTCGGAGCTGGACGTGCCTCTAATAGGCGCCGTTAGGAATTTCCCAGGCGTAGACGTTGTGCCAGTGAGCCACTTAAACATGCTGGTGCTGGCTCCCGGCGGCGTGCCGGGGCGGCTGACCCTCTGGACCGCCACGGCTGTGGAAAGGCTGAAGGGACTGTTCCTATGA
- a CDS encoding DUF2067 family protein: MYIGLSFKFHDRGEVEKFLAFLERHLDVEYLVDVRLTHVYVQLQGDEKKLEEAAALVKSLAGLARRGRERRRVPLLVLFRDVELARPIPPDVIADALTLRGYPSAVKGSALETTAEYEEVLKTAEALSKMYLEAEGLRITPHAKRVVVAYAYATGKGLEEAVEELAKAGVLNRGELISLRKPLEEAREAILKIVEKKAP, translated from the coding sequence GTGTACATCGGCCTGTCCTTTAAATTCCACGACAGAGGGGAGGTGGAGAAGTTCCTCGCCTTCCTAGAGCGGCACCTCGACGTTGAATACCTCGTGGACGTCCGGCTTACACACGTCTACGTACAACTGCAGGGCGACGAGAAGAAGCTCGAGGAAGCCGCGGCCCTCGTGAAAAGCCTGGCCGGCCTGGCGCGCCGGGGGAGAGAGCGGAGACGAGTGCCCCTCCTAGTCCTCTTCAGAGACGTGGAGCTCGCCAGGCCCATACCCCCCGACGTAATCGCCGACGCGTTAACGCTGAGGGGCTACCCCTCGGCCGTGAAAGGCTCTGCACTGGAGACAACGGCGGAGTACGAAGAGGTGTTGAAGACGGCGGAGGCTCTCTCAAAGATGTACCTAGAGGCCGAGGGGCTGAGGATAACTCCTCACGCAAAGCGGGTAGTAGTGGCGTACGCCTACGCCACGGGCAAGGGGCTGGAGGAGGCCGTGGAGGAGTTAGCCAAGGCGGGCGTATTGAACAGAGGCGAGCTTATCAGCCTAAGAAAGCCTCTGGAGGAGGCTAGAGAGGCAATTTTAAAAATTGTTGAGAAAAAGGCGCCGTGA
- the rpl3p gene encoding 50S ribosomal protein L3: MGLKINRPRRGSMGVYPRKRAADIVPRVRTWPEVNLGKPTLLGFAAYKAGMLHAVVVDDRPTSPLYGKEVVKAVTVLDAPPLYVAAVRLYTLDPTNGYKVAVGEAWVSEPPADLRRVLTLPEKFDTEKQLKALEEYRDVAVDVRVLVATQPRLSGIGKKTPEVLEIPVGGVPSIDERINFAISLLGKTVSPKDVFTPGQLVDVIAVTKGKGYQGVVKRFGVTILPRWHKHRKGHRRTGTIGPQAPALMFTQPRPGQMGFHQRTEYNKRILKIGDNGAEITPKSGFPHYGVIKGPYILLQGSVPGARKRLVVLRYPVRPPKKAPPAAEPQVVWVSSQSI; this comes from the coding sequence ATGGGTCTTAAGATCAATAGGCCGCGTAGAGGCTCGATGGGAGTCTATCCGAGGAAGCGCGCGGCGGATATTGTGCCTAGGGTGCGCACGTGGCCTGAGGTCAACCTGGGGAAGCCGACGCTCTTGGGCTTTGCCGCGTATAAGGCGGGGATGCTCCACGCCGTTGTTGTAGACGACAGGCCCACTAGCCCGCTTTATGGGAAAGAGGTGGTGAAGGCTGTCACAGTCCTCGACGCGCCTCCTCTTTACGTGGCCGCGGTGAGGCTTTACACCCTGGACCCAACCAACGGCTACAAGGTGGCGGTGGGGGAGGCTTGGGTCTCTGAGCCACCGGCCGACTTGAGGAGAGTTCTCACTTTGCCGGAGAAGTTTGACACTGAGAAGCAGTTGAAGGCGTTGGAGGAGTACAGAGACGTGGCTGTCGACGTGAGAGTCCTCGTGGCTACTCAGCCCAGGCTCTCCGGCATTGGGAAAAAGACGCCCGAGGTCTTGGAAATCCCCGTGGGCGGAGTGCCCAGCATAGACGAGAGGATTAACTTCGCCATATCGCTCCTGGGGAAGACCGTGTCGCCGAAGGACGTCTTTACGCCTGGCCAGCTGGTCGACGTGATTGCGGTCACTAAGGGCAAGGGCTACCAGGGCGTAGTGAAGAGGTTCGGCGTCACTATCCTCCCGAGGTGGCACAAGCACAGGAAGGGCCACAGGCGGACGGGCACCATAGGCCCCCAGGCGCCGGCGCTTATGTTCACTCAGCCCAGGCCGGGCCAGATGGGCTTCCACCAGCGCACTGAGTACAACAAGAGGATTCTAAAGATAGGGGACAACGGCGCCGAGATTACACCCAAGTCTGGCTTTCCGCACTACGGCGTTATAAAGGGGCCGTACATCCTTCTGCAGGGCAGCGTGCCTGGGGCTAGGAAGAGGCTTGTCGTGCTTAGATACCCAGTTAGACCGCCTAAGAAGGCGCCGCCAGCCGCAGAGCCGCAGGTGGTTTGGGTTAGTTCTCAAAGTATTTAA
- a CDS encoding PaREP1 family protein, with translation MPKEVAEVAKAVAQRRGKSVEQSLVDAVLRELDPQERAVVYLRLAEKYLAEAEELYARGDLVQAGEKYWGAVVALLSVVAEKRGMPNYTQRGLWEAVEALVEETGNPEYSTLFSIAEKLHANFYHNFLKKPSFDRHREEALRLVEMLKRLAA, from the coding sequence TTGCCAAAGGAAGTTGCAGAAGTGGCCAAGGCCGTGGCGCAGAGGCGCGGTAAGTCCGTAGAACAGTCGCTGGTTGACGCCGTGTTGCGAGAGCTAGACCCGCAGGAGAGAGCCGTCGTCTACTTGAGGCTGGCGGAGAAGTACCTCGCCGAGGCTGAGGAGCTTTACGCAAGGGGCGACCTAGTGCAGGCGGGGGAGAAGTACTGGGGGGCTGTGGTCGCGCTGTTGAGCGTTGTAGCAGAGAAGAGGGGGATGCCGAATTACACGCAGAGAGGCTTGTGGGAGGCGGTAGAGGCGTTGGTGGAGGAGACTGGGAATCCGGAGTATTCAACGCTGTTCAGCATCGCCGAGAAGCTACATGCGAATTTTTACCACAACTTCCTCAAAAAGCCCTCCTTTGACAGACACAGAGAGGAGGCGCTGAGGCTTGTGGAAATGTTAAAGCGGCTGGCCGCCTAG
- a CDS encoding NADH-quinone oxidoreductase subunit B family protein, with amino-acid sequence MVKITRRDFIRAGSLAAALSALNWSALVKAAGEAVRSGAVNIVWFEAQDCAGNTTAVIQATDPSLLDVLLGTTPLVGPGTVRLIFHETVMPQWGTYHVKQASDVASEKILESYVEHQPPPGDAMKILEEIAQGKYGPYVLVLEGSFPQEYGIEGSNIKQEGGYYCVVGHKTCTAWLKSLLNNALAVVAVGNCAAYGGLVANKVLEPPPGFTYPTWSPSPTGAIGFFDDPIRGIKGAIHQPYFQPEIEPFRKYIDEGGVPDFKTIKPAVAVPGCPANGNGILRTLALLTLVAAGYLKPDVLERKAFLDKYARPRFIFELTVHEQCPRAAWYAAGNFRPTPGAGDGKCLFEVGCKGPISNCPWNKVGWVSGVGGPTRTGGVCIGCTMPGFTDAYEPFWAPLNAPRLPDTTAIAVGVGTGVALGALGAYALARAVKKEGVKEEKK; translated from the coding sequence ATGGTTAAGATCACTAGGAGAGATTTCATAAGGGCAGGCTCTCTAGCCGCCGCTTTAAGCGCGCTGAACTGGTCCGCTCTTGTTAAAGCCGCTGGAGAAGCCGTAAGGTCTGGCGCCGTAAACATCGTCTGGTTTGAGGCACAGGACTGTGCAGGTAATACCACGGCGGTTATACAAGCCACAGACCCCTCGCTACTTGACGTGCTTCTAGGCACAACTCCCCTCGTTGGCCCTGGCACTGTGAGACTAATCTTCCACGAGACTGTGATGCCGCAGTGGGGCACATACCATGTAAAACAAGCGAGTGATGTGGCAAGTGAGAAGATCCTAGAGTCCTATGTGGAACACCAGCCGCCTCCTGGCGATGCAATGAAGATTCTGGAGGAAATAGCCCAGGGCAAGTACGGCCCGTACGTCTTAGTGCTTGAAGGTAGCTTCCCGCAGGAGTACGGGATAGAGGGGTCCAACATAAAGCAGGAGGGAGGCTACTACTGCGTAGTAGGCCACAAGACTTGCACAGCGTGGCTGAAGTCCCTATTAAACAACGCCTTAGCCGTCGTGGCGGTTGGAAACTGCGCCGCCTACGGCGGACTTGTGGCAAACAAGGTGCTAGAGCCGCCCCCCGGCTTTACATACCCCACTTGGTCACCCTCGCCCACTGGGGCAATAGGCTTCTTCGACGACCCAATTAGGGGAATAAAAGGCGCAATTCACCAGCCCTACTTCCAGCCCGAGATAGAGCCGTTTAGGAAGTACATAGACGAGGGAGGCGTGCCCGACTTCAAAACGATAAAGCCCGCGGTGGCGGTGCCAGGTTGCCCAGCCAACGGCAACGGCATCCTGAGGACGTTGGCGCTTTTAACTCTAGTGGCCGCGGGCTACTTAAAGCCGGATGTGCTAGAGAGAAAGGCGTTTCTCGACAAATACGCGAGGCCTAGGTTTATCTTTGAGTTAACCGTCCATGAGCAGTGTCCAAGGGCCGCTTGGTACGCCGCGGGCAACTTTAGGCCAACTCCGGGCGCCGGAGATGGGAAGTGTCTATTTGAGGTGGGATGCAAAGGGCCCATATCTAACTGCCCGTGGAACAAGGTGGGGTGGGTCAGCGGCGTTGGAGGGCCCACGAGGACAGGCGGCGTGTGTATTGGCTGCACTATGCCGGGCTTCACAGACGCATATGAGCCCTTCTGGGCTCCGCTGAATGCGCCGAGGCTCCCTGACACGACTGCGATAGCGGTGGGCGTTGGCACAGGCGTGGCGCTGGGCGCACTGGGGGCATATGCCCTGGCTCGCGCGGTCAAAAAGGAGGGTGTAAAGGAGGAGAAGAAATGA
- a CDS encoding MDR/zinc-dependent alcohol dehydrogenase-like family protein — MLAAVLEGPRRLFVREVAVPRVEGYALVRSELVGICGTDKAFYVGTYPLFKRPLVPGHEVVGIVVEGPPHLVGRRVVSEINFPDWSCDYCRSGLYTHCPYKRTLGIDFDGGMAEFFAAPPTALHVFDGPPELGIFVEPLAAVLNAFAIRPIRPGDKVAVIGTGNVAQLAAQAARALGASRVDGVVRRGSRKAATLAKFVDAVVEEPAESAYDVVFEASGDPSALELAVRLAKPRGVVHLKSTPGLPATFNATYFVVKEVAVVGSRCGTFREFREAIRLLLSGAVKPTLDAVFPLAEAREAFEYAVEKSPTKVAVRVS; from the coding sequence GTGCTTGCGGCTGTCTTGGAGGGGCCTAGGAGGCTCTTTGTGCGAGAGGTGGCGGTGCCCAGGGTGGAGGGGTATGCCCTTGTGAGGAGCGAGCTCGTGGGGATATGTGGAACTGACAAGGCCTTCTACGTTGGCACATACCCTCTCTTTAAGCGCCCCCTCGTGCCTGGCCACGAGGTTGTGGGAATAGTGGTGGAGGGGCCGCCCCACTTGGTGGGGAGGCGGGTGGTGAGCGAGATAAACTTCCCGGACTGGTCTTGCGACTACTGTAGGTCGGGGCTGTATACCCACTGTCCCTACAAGCGGACCTTGGGCATAGACTTCGACGGGGGCATGGCGGAGTTCTTCGCCGCCCCGCCCACGGCGTTGCACGTCTTCGATGGGCCGCCGGAGTTGGGCATCTTCGTGGAGCCCCTCGCCGCGGTGTTAAACGCCTTTGCCATTAGGCCGATTCGCCCTGGGGACAAGGTGGCTGTGATTGGCACGGGTAACGTGGCCCAGCTGGCGGCGCAGGCGGCGAGGGCACTCGGCGCGTCGCGGGTAGACGGCGTGGTTAGGCGGGGGAGCAGGAAGGCCGCAACCCTCGCCAAGTTCGTAGACGCAGTGGTGGAGGAGCCGGCCGAATCCGCCTACGACGTGGTCTTCGAGGCCTCGGGTGACCCCTCGGCGCTGGAGCTGGCGGTGCGCTTGGCCAAGCCCAGGGGGGTCGTCCACCTGAAGTCCACGCCGGGCCTCCCAGCGACTTTCAACGCCACGTACTTCGTGGTGAAGGAGGTGGCTGTGGTGGGGTCGAGGTGCGGCACCTTTAGGGAGTTTAGGGAGGCGATACGCCTTCTGCTAAGCGGCGCGGTTAAGCCCACTCTAGACGCCGTCTTCCCTCTCGCAGAGGCGCGGGAGGCCTTTGAATACGCCGTGGAAAAGTCGCCGACTAAGGTGGCAGTCCGCGTCTCCTAG
- a CDS encoding (Fe-S)-binding protein translates to MTVAVRIPVLTAPEIHYLEACIGCAACAPSCPYFYVSEEYSPVDKAEAARRILRTKYTFAGRILGPLVGAKRPSEKDLDRLLDIAYRCTGCGSCYETCTVGIYSGGLVFRLREMLTSVNRAPALLQKLSEVEASGGYYEALKEKLQKLVNEAGRLGVKVGAKAEVLLMVTGADLLVGFETVVNALKVLRRLGVDVAIPERPLGIRPPVGYLIGDTSSTRKVLEDIVGYIERIAPKTVALLDGSHVYKYLRFEASAILGKKPSFEVKHIVELLYDYAKAGVLKLGKVEEKVTWHDPCYLSRWGGVREEPRALLVSAAELVEAPKRYGEVSCTGGGGGVAMLHGKQFEIYNSITGVDPSQQGEFLRKLNTDFEKAVSRRINELKVTGAKTVVTACWDCIYSINTGAQLGGVELRAVHIVDFIAKALGIS, encoded by the coding sequence ATGACCGTCGCCGTGAGGATCCCAGTCCTCACCGCGCCAGAGATTCACTATCTAGAGGCTTGTATTGGCTGTGCCGCTTGCGCACCTTCCTGCCCCTACTTCTATGTATCTGAGGAGTATTCGCCCGTGGACAAGGCAGAGGCCGCGAGGAGGATTCTTAGAACTAAGTACACCTTCGCAGGCCGCATCCTTGGCCCACTCGTGGGGGCAAAGAGGCCCAGTGAGAAAGACCTCGACCGCCTGTTGGACATAGCGTATAGGTGCACTGGATGTGGGTCTTGTTACGAGACTTGCACTGTTGGCATATACAGCGGCGGACTTGTGTTTAGGCTACGTGAAATGCTTACGTCAGTTAACCGGGCGCCTGCGCTTTTGCAGAAACTAAGTGAGGTGGAGGCCTCTGGCGGCTATTACGAGGCGCTTAAAGAAAAATTGCAGAAGTTGGTTAATGAGGCGGGCAGGTTGGGCGTGAAAGTTGGGGCAAAGGCTGAGGTGTTGCTTATGGTCACTGGCGCAGATCTGCTTGTGGGGTTTGAAACTGTGGTGAACGCGTTAAAGGTCTTGAGGCGCCTCGGCGTAGACGTTGCAATACCTGAGAGGCCGCTTGGGATTAGGCCCCCCGTCGGCTACTTGATTGGAGATACTTCAAGCACGAGAAAGGTTCTAGAGGACATCGTGGGCTATATTGAGAGGATTGCGCCGAAGACTGTGGCCCTGCTGGACGGTAGCCACGTCTACAAGTACCTTAGGTTCGAGGCTTCGGCTATTTTGGGCAAAAAGCCGAGCTTTGAGGTTAAGCACATTGTAGAGCTGTTGTATGACTATGCAAAAGCCGGCGTGTTGAAGTTGGGCAAGGTTGAGGAGAAGGTGACGTGGCATGACCCCTGCTACTTGTCAAGGTGGGGAGGGGTGAGGGAGGAGCCTAGGGCTTTGCTCGTCAGCGCCGCAGAGTTGGTGGAGGCGCCTAAGAGGTACGGCGAGGTCTCTTGCACAGGCGGCGGGGGCGGAGTGGCTATGTTGCACGGAAAGCAGTTCGAAATTTACAACTCCATAACCGGGGTGGACCCGTCACAACAAGGGGAGTTTCTAAGGAAGCTGAACACAGATTTTGAAAAGGCTGTCTCCCGGAGGATTAACGAGCTTAAGGTTACTGGCGCAAAGACCGTGGTCACGGCGTGTTGGGACTGCATATATTCTATCAACACGGGGGCGCAGCTAGGCGGCGTAGAGCTGAGGGCTGTGCACATTGTAGACTTCATAGCTAAGGCGCTGGGCATTTCATGA
- a CDS encoding hydrogenase maturation protease — translation MERLRVVGLGNPIYGDDGVGSCLAQALSRFNPFVIDGNAHGIGILGNLTDAEVLIFLDIDTKLPPGAVALEEIHGSLTVEETRLIDAHRAPPSLLVGYLRAMGKNVTAYLVAIGPSRVEPLAPPSKEVLNAVPTAVSLLKEVVAKHGVELKADFDAEREVEECYKRVLG, via the coding sequence ATGGAACGCCTGCGCGTTGTAGGACTGGGAAACCCCATCTACGGCGACGACGGGGTCGGCTCCTGCCTCGCCCAAGCCCTCTCCCGTTTTAACCCCTTTGTAATAGATGGAAATGCACACGGCATAGGCATTTTGGGCAATCTCACAGACGCAGAGGTCTTAATATTCCTCGACATAGATACGAAGCTCCCGCCGGGGGCCGTAGCTCTTGAGGAGATCCACGGCTCTTTGACGGTGGAGGAGACCCGCCTCATTGACGCCCATAGGGCCCCTCCCTCGCTTCTCGTGGGATATCTGAGGGCCATGGGTAAAAACGTAACCGCTTACCTCGTGGCCATTGGGCCCAGCAGAGTGGAGCCTCTTGCCCCGCCGTCTAAGGAGGTGTTAAACGCGGTGCCCACCGCCGTGTCCCTATTGAAAGAGGTGGTGGCAAAGCACGGGGTAGAGCTGAAGGCAGACTTTGACGCAGAGAGAGAGGTAGAGGAGTGTTATAAGAGGGTGTTGGGATGA
- a CDS encoding 50S ribosomal protein L23 has product MIKRFVITEKALRLAERENKITIIVERTATKKQIADEVQRLYNVKVEKVNTLITPRGEKKAYVKLAEGYSAMDLLTKLGVL; this is encoded by the coding sequence ATGATCAAGAGGTTTGTCATCACTGAGAAGGCCTTGAGGCTCGCGGAGCGGGAGAACAAGATAACCATAATCGTGGAGAGGACCGCCACTAAGAAGCAGATAGCAGACGAAGTGCAGAGACTCTACAACGTCAAAGTGGAGAAGGTCAACACGCTCATAACGCCGCGCGGGGAGAAGAAGGCATATGTAAAACTCGCCGAGGGCTACAGCGCGATGGACCTATTGACAAAGCTGGGAGTCCTGTAG